The Deltaproteobacteria bacterium nucleotide sequence TGGCGCGGATGTTATCGACACCTCTTTCGAAGATATATTCCGCACCGGCGCCCAGTCCGGCGATCCCAACGCCGTTCGGTGTGCCGCTCTCGTATTTGTCGGGCATGAAGTCCGGTTGTTTCTCAAACTCCGAACGGCTGCCGGTACCTCCCACCATGAGCGGTTGAATCTCTTTCTCAAGTCCCTTTCTGATGTAGAGCCCTCCCGTTCCCTGGGGACCGTAGAGAGACTTATGGCCGGTAAAGGCCAAGAGGTCGATGTTCATTTCATCGACGTGAATCGGGATAACCCCCGCCGTCTGTGCTGCATCTATACAAAAAATAATGCCGTGATCACGGGTAATTTTCCCGACCTCACGGATGGGCATAATCGTTCCCGTTACATTGGATGCGTGGGTTAAAAAGACGGCCTTCGTATTTTTTTGTATGGCCGAAAGGATATCCTGCGGGTCAAGTTCCCCACGGGGGGAACACATGACGACCGATACTGCAACGCCCCTTTCTTCCAGGGCACGGAGGGGCCTCATTACCGAGTTATGCTCCATACTTGATGTGATAACGTGGTCACCTGGAGACAGGAGACCAAAGACGGCCAGATTCAGCGCCTCAGTGGCATTCTTCGTAAAGACGATCTGAAACACGTCATCAATTCCAAGCTGCCGGGAAAGTGCTTCCCTCGCGTCCAGAATTACCCTGCCTGCCTCAATGGATAAACGGTGACCAGAACGGCCGGGGCTTCCACCGGTCATCCTGCTGTATCGGTCCATGGCGTCATATGTCTCTTCCGGCTTCGGCCAGGAGGTGGCGGCATTGTCAAAATAGATCAGTTTCATGGTACGGTTCTTTAATTGTGATTGTTATGAAAACCCGCATTCCGGGAAAGGTGTTTCACTTGAACACCTCGATATAATCAACGTATGAGACAGCCATTTCTCCCGTGTTATCCGAGTCATTCATGATAGCGATGCCGGCTGTCGCCGGAGGTTCTTTACCGAAGGCTGCCCGGTAATCTTCCAGGATATTCACTGTTTCCTCGACCCAAATTCCAATCGCGTTTCGACCATTCTCAAGGATCACATTCTTCGCCCTGTCAGTGTATGGGCTGGTGATAATTCGTTCTTTGATCGGGTAACCTGTCCAGACGTAGTTCATTGTACTGTGAGGCGGATATTTCCCATAGAGAGTCTTGGCAATACCGTAGCTCAGCCGCTCTGAAATATCAGCCTGTTTCGGATCATACTGAAACATGACGTACACCCTTATCGGGTAATCATCCCCTGATTTGTCTCGGATATTCCCATTTTTATACACATTGTCTACCTTCCACCTCCAGCGCATTAGGGGATACTCATAGACATTGAATGTTTGTCGGTAAATGATAGCCGAGGCGGAAGCGTGACTTTCCGCTCTCAGAAAAGAATGTTTTCCCTCAGCGACGATAGTATAGGTTGAGTGTTTCTTAATTTTGGGAAAAGTGAGGGGTTTCCAATTGGAGAGGGTGTTAAAATCCTCACGGAAAAGAACCTGCTTGTTTTCGGCAAGAACCGGAGTGACTGATAAGGCGATAAAGAATATCAGGACAAACTTCCAAAATCTCATAATTGAGAATACCTCAATTTTCTATTTACACTCAATCAATGATCCCGCACATGATGATCCGGCTCCGGCTGTGCAACCGAAACAATGGATGCCGGTTACTATCTCACGGCTGCTCAGTAGCGCATGATCGAATGTTTCGATTCTGTGTGGTGCGCTATGATTGACCGTCAGGCCGAGAGCAAGATTAAAATCGCAGTCGTATATGGTCCCGTCCCAGTCGATGCTTATCTGATGGCGGCACATCAAACCGGCAACCGTTGATGGATTGAATGCTGTTTTGAGCATGGACATGTATGCTTCACTTTGTTCGTGATGTTCGAGATGCCACCGGAATCGCCCCAGCGGCATATTTGTCAACACCAAAAGCCGGTTAAACGAGATATCGAAACGTGCCTTTAACTCCTGACGATACATCTTCTCGA carries:
- a CDS encoding aminotransferase class V-fold PLP-dependent enzyme, producing the protein MIYFDNAATSWPKPEETYDAMDRYSRMTGGSPGRSGHRLSIEAGRVILDAREALSRQLGIDDVFQIVFTKNATEALNLAVFGLLSPGDHVITSSMEHNSVMRPLRALEERGVAVSVVMCSPRGELDPQDILSAIQKNTKAVFLTHASNVTGTIMPIREVGKITRDHGIIFCIDAAQTAGVIPIHVDEMNIDLLAFTGHKSLYGPQGTGGLYIRKGLEKEIQPLMVGGTGSRSEFEKQPDFMPDKYESGTPNGVGIAGLGAGAEYIFERGVDNIRARETMLTQHFLDGLKSIGGIHIYGPGDTSRKISVVSFNLDGMTPSEASFALDEQYGIMCRPGLHCAPAAHRTIGTFPGGTVRFSFGYFNTEEEISYALDALQQISRQGQKK
- a CDS encoding DUF3047 domain-containing protein: MRFWKFVLIFFIALSVTPVLAENKQVLFREDFNTLSNWKPLTFPKIKKHSTYTIVAEGKHSFLRAESHASASAIIYRQTFNVYEYPLMRWRWKVDNVYKNGNIRDKSGDDYPIRVYVMFQYDPKQADISERLSYGIAKTLYGKYPPHSTMNYVWTGYPIKERIITSPYTDRAKNVILENGRNAIGIWVEETVNILEDYRAAFGKEPPATAGIAIMNDSDNTGEMAVSYVDYIEVFK